CCAATTGCTGGCTTTTTTCTAAGAGATTCGCCTGTTGAATGGATTCTTCATATTTAGCATAAGCAGCATGTACACTCATTTCGATTTGTTGCATCGCCAGTACTTTCGTATCCGTAGCCTTTGTTTTTTCGAGTTGTTCTAACTTGACTTTTTTAGGTGTTTTGTACAGATTATCTAGGCTATAACTTAAGGATACTCCCACTTGCCATGTATTAGAATACATATCCATCACGGGATTAGAAGTCGTAATAGGTCGACTCATAGTATAGCCACCAATAGCAGCTAAAGCGGGGTATTGATCTGTCTTAGCCAATTCAATTTTTTTATCTGCTGCTTCTATTGCTTTTTGCGTCATTTTCAAGGTTGGATGATGCTCATAAGCTAAAGCTAAATAACTGTCATACATTCCTATCAATTCTTTCTCTTCTAGCGTTTCTGAAGGAATCAATTGGTTATTCGCATCTAGTCCTAAAGCAATATTCAAGTTGTAATTGACAATCTTTCTATTGTTATTTACAATCAATAACGCTTGATCAATATTTTGCAGCGCCAATTCTCCGCGAATCACTTCGTTTCGCGTTAACATCCCTTGACTGTAAAATTGTTTGACATTATCCAAGCGAAGCTGCCCTAACTTCTTATTGTTTTGATACACCTCTTGTTGATTCAACAACTTGTAAAGATCCAAATAGTTGGAAATGACTAAAAATTTAATGCTTTGCTGATCGTTGACCCAATCTAATTCCGCCAACTGTTCGCCAATTTCAGCAAGTTCAATTGACTTTTTAATTGCCCCGCCTTTGTACAGTAATTCGGACGCTTGAATAGCATACGAATTGCCAAAATGAGGCATATCTTTCGTCATGACCTTTGAAAAATCTCGATCGAGAATTAAGGCATCCCCGATATAAGCGGCTGTTGCAGATACTCCAATTGTCGGTAATTGTTGTTGTTTTAGAATTTGAGTTTGTTGGGTAGCAATGTCTTTTTGTTGGGCACTTATTTTGAGTTGTTGATGATTGGCTAACGCTAATTCAATGAGTTCTTCTACGGATAGTTGCTTTGTTTTTTCTTGTGCGTAACTTCCTATAGTTGAAAACAATAAAGCACCTAAACCACCAAGGATTGTGCGCAATTTTCTTTTCATTTTTCCTTTGTTTGATGCTTACAAAGGTAAGATGCTCACTCAGGGGCAACAATGATTGAAATGACCGATAAGATGTTCAAAAGTACTATTTACTCTTATTCACCAACGCTCTATATTGCGTAGGGCTCATGTTTTGATGTTTTTTAAAGAAGTGGGTAAAAGCATATTGATCGCTAAAATGGAGTTTAGCGGCAATTTCTTTGAGGGAAATAGACGAATCTGTCAATTGGGCTTTGGCCTCA
The window above is part of the Myroides odoratus DSM 2801 genome. Proteins encoded here:
- a CDS encoding TolC family protein gives rise to the protein MKRKLRTILGGLGALLFSTIGSYAQEKTKQLSVEELIELALANHQQLKISAQQKDIATQQTQILKQQQLPTIGVSATAAYIGDALILDRDFSKVMTKDMPHFGNSYAIQASELLYKGGAIKKSIELAEIGEQLAELDWVNDQQSIKFLVISNYLDLYKLLNQQEVYQNNKKLGQLRLDNVKQFYSQGMLTRNEVIRGELALQNIDQALLIVNNNRKIVNYNLNIALGLDANNQLIPSETLEEKELIGMYDSYLALAYEHHPTLKMTQKAIEAADKKIELAKTDQYPALAAIGGYTMSRPITTSNPVMDMYSNTWQVGVSLSYSLDNLYKTPKKVKLEQLEKTKATDTKVLAMQQIEMSVHAAYAKYEESIQQANLLEKSQQLAQENYRIIEAKYLNQLAIQAEMTDATNAKLEAELQFANAQINVLYQYYSLLKATGTL